The following proteins are encoded in a genomic region of Acetobacter oryzoeni:
- a CDS encoding SIMPL domain-containing protein (The SIMPL domain is named for its presence in mouse protein SIMPL (signalling molecule that associates with mouse pelle-like kinase). Bacterial member BP26, from Brucella, was shown to assemble into a channel-like structure, while YggE from E. coli has been associated with resistance to oxidative stress.): MRFYSRSILSLLSASSCAFMALLPAAHAEDTNTFTKLELSASGTTDAAPDQLTATFRAEARNKNAATAQQAVNALVQKITEQTGKNDAVQLAVTGYDVSETRPDKDPAFWTATQRLSLKAQNGNALLPLAGQLQANGLILESLDWSISDDKRDALLLDAEKNAIAELKKQADTVASSLGLHVVRFSNVTMSENPIMRPMPMMMSMARSADAPAAPSSTAQTQHVRANAHATILLGP; the protein is encoded by the coding sequence ATGCGTTTTTATTCTCGTTCCATTCTGAGCCTGCTTTCCGCAAGCTCCTGCGCATTCATGGCACTGCTCCCTGCAGCTCATGCAGAAGATACAAACACCTTTACCAAGCTTGAACTCTCTGCTTCTGGCACAACAGATGCAGCGCCAGACCAGCTGACTGCTACATTCCGGGCAGAAGCACGCAATAAAAATGCGGCAACTGCTCAGCAGGCTGTCAATGCACTGGTGCAGAAAATTACTGAACAGACAGGCAAAAATGATGCCGTGCAGTTAGCGGTAACTGGATACGATGTTTCTGAAACACGCCCAGACAAAGACCCCGCTTTTTGGACAGCCACCCAAAGGTTGAGCCTAAAAGCCCAGAATGGCAACGCACTCCTCCCCTTAGCCGGGCAGTTGCAAGCGAATGGCCTTATTCTGGAAAGTCTGGATTGGTCTATTTCTGATGATAAACGAGACGCCTTGCTTCTGGATGCTGAAAAGAACGCTATTGCCGAGCTTAAAAAGCAGGCAGATACGGTAGCATCATCTCTGGGCTTGCATGTCGTGCGTTTTTCAAACGTAACCATGTCTGAAAACCCAATCATGCGCCCCATGCCTATGATGATGTCTATGGCTCGCAGCGCAGATGCCCCGGCAGCCCCATCCAGCACAGCACAAACCCAGCACGTTCGCGCAAACGCGCACGCAACTATCCTGCTTGGTCCGTAA
- the abc-f gene encoding ribosomal protection-like ABC-F family protein encodes MSLLVISDLTLRMAGRTLLDQANLSIEPGRKVGLIGRNGAGKSTLLAAIAGDISPDGGEIRLSARARMARVKQEAPADGASLLDTVLAGDTERSTLLAEAETATDPVRITEIHERLRAIRADSAPARAASVLAGLGFNAAAQARPVSDFSGGWRMRVSLATALFLEPDLLLLDEPTNHLDLEATLWLEDWLRRFAGAALIVSHDRGLLDSCVDAIAHLDHGKLSLTPGGYENFVRIRTEQALQQARQVEKIAAQRAHMQSFVDRFRAKATKAKQAQARLKALEKLPVIESVVEETPAHFSFPEPEQLPPPILTMNRASVGYDGKPVLSNLSLRLDMDDRIALLGANGNGKSTFAKLLAGRLEPLSGTVERNPRLKIGYFAQHQAEELRLNETPIDHMARALPKATPPVVRAQLARFGLDAERAETAVKDLSGGEKARLLLALATRDAPQLLLLDEPTNHLDLDARDALIRALADYEGAVVLISHDPHLVELVADRLWLVGDGKITPFEGDMAEYRAWLIEHNRAANRPKQDTTAQPSRKDDRRERAEARKALAPLRKVIKDAEARLAKLAQEQQKIEASLADPALYSEGKTQDLTRLNTRLAALKKEQEEVEERWLAAEAEMEEAANEA; translated from the coding sequence TTGAGCCTTCTTGTCATATCCGATCTTACCCTGCGTATGGCAGGCCGCACCCTTCTGGACCAGGCTAACCTGTCTATAGAACCCGGGCGCAAGGTGGGCCTTATCGGGCGCAATGGGGCCGGAAAATCCACCCTATTGGCCGCAATTGCGGGCGATATTTCCCCAGATGGTGGTGAAATTCGCCTGTCCGCCCGCGCCCGTATGGCACGCGTAAAGCAGGAAGCCCCGGCAGATGGCGCATCGCTTCTGGATACCGTGCTGGCCGGTGATACCGAACGCAGCACCCTTCTGGCAGAAGCCGAAACAGCAACCGACCCCGTACGTATTACGGAAATACATGAGCGCCTACGCGCCATACGTGCAGATAGCGCACCAGCACGCGCGGCCTCTGTTCTCGCTGGGTTAGGGTTTAATGCGGCCGCACAGGCTCGCCCTGTTTCAGACTTTTCCGGCGGTTGGCGCATGCGTGTTTCCCTCGCTACAGCCCTGTTTCTTGAACCAGATTTGCTGCTGCTGGACGAGCCCACCAACCATTTGGACTTGGAAGCCACCCTTTGGCTGGAAGATTGGCTACGCCGATTCGCTGGAGCTGCACTGATTGTCAGCCATGATAGGGGGCTGCTGGATTCCTGCGTGGATGCCATTGCGCATCTGGACCACGGCAAGCTCAGCCTAACGCCGGGTGGATACGAAAATTTTGTGCGCATTCGTACCGAGCAAGCCTTACAGCAGGCCCGGCAGGTTGAAAAAATTGCGGCCCAGCGGGCTCATATGCAGTCCTTTGTGGATAGATTTCGAGCCAAGGCCACCAAAGCCAAGCAGGCACAGGCCCGCCTGAAAGCTTTGGAAAAACTGCCCGTTATCGAATCCGTAGTGGAAGAAACGCCCGCGCACTTTTCATTCCCCGAACCCGAGCAGCTTCCCCCTCCCATTCTGACCATGAACCGTGCCAGCGTGGGGTATGATGGCAAACCTGTGCTCAGCAATCTTTCCCTCCGGCTGGATATGGATGATCGCATTGCCCTGCTTGGCGCCAACGGCAACGGTAAATCCACCTTTGCCAAGCTTCTTGCTGGCAGGCTGGAACCACTATCTGGCACGGTAGAGCGAAACCCACGGCTTAAAATTGGGTATTTTGCCCAGCATCAAGCAGAAGAACTGCGCCTGAACGAAACACCTATAGACCACATGGCGCGTGCCCTACCCAAAGCCACACCTCCGGTTGTGCGTGCCCAGTTGGCACGCTTTGGGCTGGATGCAGAACGCGCTGAAACAGCGGTAAAAGACCTTTCGGGCGGAGAAAAAGCACGCCTGCTGCTGGCTTTGGCAACGCGAGATGCCCCACAACTTCTGCTGTTGGACGAACCCACCAACCATCTAGATCTAGATGCGCGCGATGCGCTTATTCGTGCACTGGCAGATTATGAAGGTGCTGTGGTTCTGATCAGCCATGATCCACATCTGGTTGAGCTTGTGGCGGATCGGCTATGGTTGGTAGGCGATGGCAAGATCACTCCGTTTGAAGGTGATATGGCGGAATACCGCGCGTGGTTGATTGAACACAACCGCGCAGCAAACCGCCCCAAACAGGACACTACGGCCCAGCCAAGCCGCAAGGATGACAGGCGTGAGCGCGCAGAAGCCCGCAAGGCCCTAGCCCCTTTGCGCAAGGTTATCAAAGACGCCGAAGCACGCCTTGCCAAACTGGCGCAGGAACAGCAGAAAATTGAAGCCAGCCTGGCTGATCCCGCTTTGTATAGCGAAGGAAAAACGCAGGACCTCACGCGCCTGAACACACGCCTTGCTGCCCTTAAAAAAGAACAGGAAGAAGTGGAAGAACGCTGGCTGGCCGCCGAAGCTGAAATGGAAGAAGCCGCCAACGAGGCCTGA
- the infC gene encoding translation initiation factor IF-3, translating into MARSPYPAPPSREGPRVNEEIRVPQVRLIDENGEMAGIMTVRDALAKAYSVGLDLLEISPNAEPPVAKILDYGKFKYEQQKKRNEAKKKQKVIEIKEVKVRPNIDENDYQVKMRAVKTFIGEGDKVKVTLRFRGREMAHQELGIKVLERIRGEMDEVAKVEQMPRLENRQMIMVLAPR; encoded by the coding sequence ATAGCCAGATCACCGTATCCCGCGCCGCCCAGCCGAGAAGGGCCGCGAGTGAATGAAGAAATCCGTGTGCCGCAGGTTCGCCTTATTGATGAAAATGGCGAAATGGCCGGTATCATGACCGTGCGCGATGCTTTGGCAAAAGCGTATAGTGTTGGGTTGGATCTTCTAGAAATAAGCCCGAATGCTGAGCCGCCTGTTGCCAAGATTCTTGATTACGGCAAGTTCAAATACGAACAGCAGAAAAAGCGTAACGAAGCCAAGAAGAAGCAGAAGGTCATTGAAATCAAGGAAGTCAAGGTTCGTCCGAATATCGACGAAAATGACTACCAGGTTAAAATGCGTGCTGTGAAAACCTTTATTGGTGAAGGTGATAAGGTAAAGGTTACGCTGCGCTTCCGTGGTCGTGAAATGGCGCATCAGGAACTGGGTATTAAGGTTCTGGAACGCATTCGTGGCGAAATGGATGAGGTTGCCAAGGTGGAGCAGATGCCACGCCTTGAAAACCGCCAGATGATCATGGTTCTGGCCCCGCGCTAA
- a CDS encoding sensor histidine kinase — protein sequence MVHRILHFLHQTTNAIMHGDLSQRIPLTGNEDKSDEVATAINAMLDGISQQMDGIRQTSNAIAHDLRAPIARARAELEDAVAHAHTEVALRTTIDHAIAHLDHVTSICDALLRIAQIETGSRHSAFTWFDLIPALQDILELYAAVAEDREITIKTNFPEKLPFYGDRAMLQQAMANMLDNAIKFSPAQSLITCSAQVLSPKRHSKNGGTIQLSIADRGLGMTPEDMAHATKRFFRAEQSRHIAGSGLGLSVVQAIVQLHDGQLHLADNNPGLIVRIDMPLPRTESDNVTEINR from the coding sequence ATGGTCCATCGCATTCTTCATTTCCTCCACCAGACCACCAACGCAATTATGCACGGTGATCTTTCTCAGCGTATTCCACTGACTGGAAATGAAGATAAAAGCGATGAGGTTGCCACCGCCATAAATGCCATGCTGGATGGTATCAGCCAGCAAATGGATGGCATAAGGCAAACTTCCAACGCCATCGCGCATGATCTGCGTGCACCCATTGCGCGCGCGCGCGCTGAACTGGAAGATGCCGTTGCACACGCACATACTGAGGTGGCACTACGCACAACCATTGACCACGCTATTGCGCATCTTGATCATGTTACCAGCATTTGTGATGCCTTATTACGTATCGCGCAGATAGAAACTGGAAGCCGCCATTCTGCTTTTACATGGTTTGATCTGATACCAGCCCTACAGGACATTCTGGAACTTTACGCTGCCGTTGCAGAAGACCGGGAGATAACAATTAAGACCAATTTTCCCGAAAAACTTCCATTTTATGGTGATCGCGCCATGCTTCAGCAGGCTATGGCCAATATGCTGGACAATGCCATTAAATTTTCCCCTGCCCAAAGCCTCATTACTTGCTCTGCACAGGTTCTTTCACCAAAACGCCATTCAAAAAATGGTGGCACCATACAGCTTAGCATAGCAGATCGCGGTCTCGGCATGACACCGGAAGACATGGCACATGCCACAAAACGTTTCTTTCGGGCAGAACAGTCACGCCATATTGCTGGCTCGGGCCTTGGGCTTTCTGTTGTGCAGGCTATTGTGCAACTGCATGATGGCCAACTCCATCTAGCCGATAACAATCCGGGCTTGATCGTACGTATTGATATGCCCTTACCCCGCACAGAAAGTGACAACGTAACGGAAATAAACCGTTAA
- a CDS encoding response regulator transcription factor → MRVLLVEDDQTVRNFVAKGLAEAGHLVEQAEDGKSGLSLAASEKFDVIILDRMLPGGVEGLHILQTLRNQNNTTPVLLLSALADVDEKVAGLKAGGDDYVTKPFSFSELQARLEALVRRNRNEAQPQTRLIIGDLEIDLLSRNVRRAGQKIDLQPREFRLLEFLMRHAGQVVTRTMLLEGVWDYHFDPQTNVIDVHISRLRQKIDKPFQRALVHTIRNAGYMLQE, encoded by the coding sequence ATGCGCGTTCTTCTTGTTGAAGACGATCAAACAGTTCGCAATTTTGTTGCCAAAGGCCTTGCAGAAGCCGGACACCTGGTTGAGCAGGCTGAAGATGGCAAAAGCGGCTTATCTCTGGCTGCTAGCGAAAAGTTTGATGTCATTATTTTAGATCGCATGCTGCCGGGTGGTGTAGAGGGCCTTCACATCCTGCAAACATTGCGAAATCAAAACAACACAACCCCCGTGCTGCTTCTTTCCGCTTTAGCAGATGTAGATGAAAAAGTGGCCGGCCTGAAAGCCGGTGGGGATGATTATGTTACAAAGCCTTTTTCATTTTCTGAACTTCAGGCCCGTCTGGAAGCACTGGTCCGCCGCAACAGAAACGAGGCCCAACCCCAGACGCGCCTTATAATTGGAGATCTGGAAATAGATCTGCTCTCGCGCAATGTAAGGCGCGCTGGGCAGAAAATTGACTTGCAGCCGCGTGAATTCCGCCTCTTGGAATTTTTGATGCGTCATGCCGGTCAGGTTGTTACGCGTACTATGCTGCTTGAAGGGGTGTGGGATTACCATTTTGACCCCCAGACAAACGTGATCGACGTACATATTTCGCGTCTGCGCCAGAAAATAGATAAACCCTTTCAGCGCGCCCTTGTGCATACCATCCGCAATGCTGGGTATATGCTGCAAGAATGA
- the ndk gene encoding nucleoside-diphosphate kinase, giving the protein MAKERTLSIIKPDATRRNLTGKINAVFEDAGLRIVAQKRIQLSPAQAGAFYEVHKERPFYNDLVSFMISGPVVVQVLEGDNAVAKNREVMGATDPKKAEPNTIRAQFAESIEANSVHGSDSAENAANEIRFFFAETEILP; this is encoded by the coding sequence ATGGCTAAAGAACGTACGCTATCCATTATCAAGCCAGACGCAACCCGTCGCAACCTGACCGGCAAGATCAATGCCGTGTTTGAAGATGCAGGTCTGCGCATTGTTGCCCAGAAGCGCATTCAGCTCTCTCCGGCTCAGGCTGGCGCATTTTACGAAGTGCACAAAGAACGCCCGTTCTATAACGATCTGGTGTCCTTCATGATCTCCGGCCCGGTTGTGGTGCAGGTTCTGGAAGGTGACAACGCAGTTGCCAAAAACCGTGAAGTGATGGGCGCAACAGACCCCAAAAAGGCTGAACCCAACACCATCCGCGCTCAGTTTGCTGAAAGCATTGAAGCAAACTCCGTGCATGGTTCCGACAGCGCAGAAAACGCAGCGAACGAAATCCGCTTCTTCTTTGCGGAAACCGAAATCCTGCCCTGA
- a CDS encoding AI-2E family transporter encodes MPSDTHSPATPLAGGPYEGKPHSADWLQSISRILRMTFSGAVIALVVWLMGDVLMVVFASVLCAVVLHGLSKILVRHLRLPYGWALSAVICGLIGSAVFLVWNSGPAMISEALRLQDALRQQETALRSTLQSTPTGQMILNYLPASLGGHQAGGGDTSSLASLGSRIAGSMTGILGSAFGAIGTLLVVLIAGLYFAMSPAVYANGFLRLVPVSKRPKVRDLLLRAGQTLWAWVAGQSLDMLVVGTLSGLGLWFIGVPLALALGVLAGLCNFIPYIGAIMGAVPALLLALSLGTRETIMVAVLYSVIQFLEGNVLAPVIQRHAVQMPPALTVLSQTLFGAILGFPGLIFASPLTAVLMATLDGLTPKLDEKDQI; translated from the coding sequence ATGCCTTCAGATACCCATTCTCCTGCCACTCCCCTTGCTGGCGGGCCGTATGAAGGCAAGCCGCATTCGGCAGATTGGCTACAATCCATTTCCAGAATCCTGCGCATGACCTTCAGCGGCGCTGTTATTGCGCTGGTTGTTTGGTTGATGGGCGATGTGCTGATGGTGGTGTTTGCATCAGTGCTTTGTGCTGTCGTGCTGCATGGGCTGTCTAAAATTCTGGTGCGCCACCTTCGGCTGCCATATGGGTGGGCGCTTAGTGCTGTTATCTGCGGATTAATTGGCAGTGCTGTCTTTTTGGTCTGGAACAGCGGGCCAGCCATGATCAGTGAAGCCCTGCGCCTGCAAGATGCCTTGCGCCAGCAGGAAACGGCACTGCGCAGCACCCTGCAAAGCACGCCCACGGGCCAAATGATCCTGAACTATCTCCCTGCCTCTTTAGGTGGCCATCAGGCTGGCGGGGGAGATACCAGCAGCCTTGCTTCTCTTGGTTCCCGCATTGCCGGGTCCATGACAGGCATTCTGGGGTCTGCTTTTGGGGCTATTGGCACATTGCTGGTCGTGCTGATTGCCGGGTTGTATTTTGCAATGTCTCCGGCTGTTTACGCCAATGGCTTTTTGCGGTTGGTGCCTGTTTCCAAACGCCCCAAAGTGCGCGATCTCCTACTTAGAGCCGGGCAGACACTTTGGGCATGGGTTGCCGGGCAATCTTTAGACATGCTGGTGGTTGGCACGCTTTCTGGCCTTGGCCTGTGGTTTATTGGCGTGCCTTTGGCGCTGGCGCTGGGTGTGCTTGCCGGGCTGTGTAATTTTATCCCGTATATTGGCGCCATTATGGGGGCTGTTCCTGCGTTACTGCTGGCTCTTTCTCTGGGCACGCGGGAAACCATTATGGTGGCTGTGCTTTATAGCGTGATCCAGTTTTTAGAAGGTAATGTGCTGGCCCCGGTTATTCAGCGCCACGCCGTGCAAATGCCCCCTGCCCTTACAGTGCTATCACAGACCCTCTTTGGCGCCATCTTGGGGTTTCCGGGCCTGATTTTTGCCTCTCCACTTACGGCTGTATTGATGGCAACGCTGGATGGCCTCACCCCCAAGTTAGACGAAAAAGATCAGATTTAA